The Thaumasiovibrio subtropicus genome window below encodes:
- a CDS encoding aminotransferase class IV, which produces MAEQFLSRPHPAFINGEPAHFNDLLSLTFAGFAHFTFVQVRNGQVRALDLHLERLITASHQLFGQPLSEDRIVREMKLAIGSSQDIGLLYYVYSDQGEFNHHRPTLQTLVRTLPASSGPTGPLQLKTVEYERLLPDIKHVGEIAKTHFMHSAAQQGFDDAAFIDRQGYLLEASIWNLVFWDGEHIVWPEGPMLRGTMMATVQRQLTRRGISQKTQAIHISDIRHFRAAAVLNSWSAGIAVSKIDEVVFTSSKHFIALLHNAYQQEPWEVLPSKT; this is translated from the coding sequence ATGGCTGAGCAATTTCTATCAAGGCCACACCCAGCATTCATCAACGGTGAGCCTGCGCATTTCAACGACCTTCTTTCTCTTACCTTTGCGGGTTTCGCGCACTTTACGTTTGTTCAAGTGAGAAATGGTCAGGTAAGGGCACTGGATTTACATCTAGAGCGACTCATCACTGCGTCGCATCAATTGTTCGGACAACCCTTATCGGAAGATCGCATTGTTCGAGAAATGAAATTAGCCATCGGCTCATCTCAAGATATCGGTCTCCTTTACTATGTGTATAGTGACCAAGGCGAGTTCAACCATCATCGACCTACCCTTCAAACCTTGGTTCGGACACTTCCGGCTTCGAGTGGCCCCACAGGTCCACTACAGCTTAAAACAGTAGAGTATGAGCGCTTGCTGCCTGACATAAAACATGTAGGAGAAATTGCCAAAACCCATTTCATGCATAGCGCCGCCCAACAAGGGTTTGATGATGCCGCTTTTATCGACCGACAAGGCTATTTATTAGAAGCCTCAATATGGAATCTGGTCTTTTGGGATGGTGAGCACATTGTCTGGCCAGAAGGCCCCATGCTCAGAGGTACTATGATGGCGACAGTGCAACGCCAGCTGACACGTCGAGGCATTTCGCAAAAAACGCAAGCTATTCACATCAGTGATATTCGCCACTTCCGAGCCGCAGCAGTATTGAACTCTTGGTCAGCAGGCATCGCGGTATCTAAGATAGATGAGGTTGTCTTTACTAGTTCCAAACACTTTATCGCATTACTGCATAACGCGTATCAACAAGAACCTTGGGAAGTATTACCAAGCAAGACTTAA
- a CDS encoding LysR substrate-binding domain-containing protein, which yields MSYRAENRVDQPTSSQLPGMQPLRVLNAVAQHLNFSKAADVLGLTPAAVSYQVKEIESRLGFSIFERTSRRVSLTEAGRVYLVGVDAALSVMYKSHLDALHIVTQEEEKAKTTLTISVMPRFATNWLFPRLPEFKALYPDADLVFDVTDKVRCLAGDKLDIAIRFGCDVAEPLQQHRLFSTEVIPVCRPALARTIDLHDLGRLTNVMLCYVDCQTEGRTWPDWLQWFANEGVEEPKGMNMVGLTDLSHVVQTVLEAEAVGLVEPKMVEKELAKGQLVRLSDKSLTLPTDLSYKLVFNRPSLSKLGERFVEWIVQA from the coding sequence ATGTCATATCGCGCCGAAAACCGAGTAGATCAACCTACTTCCTCCCAGTTACCGGGTATGCAACCGCTGCGGGTACTAAATGCTGTTGCTCAACATTTAAACTTTTCAAAAGCAGCAGATGTGTTAGGGCTTACTCCAGCGGCTGTGAGCTATCAGGTGAAGGAGATTGAGTCGCGGTTGGGCTTTTCGATTTTTGAGCGTACAAGCCGTCGAGTTAGTCTTACGGAGGCGGGTAGGGTGTATCTGGTTGGGGTAGATGCTGCCTTATCCGTAATGTATAAAAGCCATCTTGATGCATTACATATTGTGACTCAGGAGGAGGAAAAAGCGAAGACAACACTCACTATCTCGGTGATGCCGCGATTTGCAACGAACTGGCTATTTCCACGTTTACCCGAGTTCAAAGCGCTTTATCCTGATGCTGACCTTGTGTTTGATGTGACAGATAAAGTGCGGTGTCTGGCTGGAGATAAGCTTGATATCGCAATCCGCTTTGGGTGTGATGTGGCTGAGCCTTTACAGCAGCATCGACTGTTCTCTACCGAAGTCATCCCCGTTTGTCGTCCGGCACTCGCCCGCACTATTGATCTTCACGATCTCGGCCGCTTAACAAATGTGATGCTCTGTTATGTTGATTGCCAAACAGAGGGACGAACTTGGCCTGACTGGCTGCAGTGGTTTGCAAATGAAGGCGTAGAAGAACCCAAGGGGATGAACATGGTAGGACTCACTGACCTCAGTCATGTGGTACAAACTGTGTTAGAGGCTGAGGCGGTCGGTTTAGTTGAACCTAAAATGGTTGAGAAGGAGCTCGCAAAAGGTCAACTCGTGCGGCTTTCTGACAAATCTCTGACCTTGCCGACAGACCTATCTTATAAGCTGGTTTTTAATCGGCCGTCGTTATCAAAGCTGGGTGAGCGATTTGTTGAGTGGATAGTTCAGGCTTAA